A DNA window from Maribellus comscasis contains the following coding sequences:
- a CDS encoding NADH:ubiquinone reductase (Na(+)-transporting) subunit B: protein MKFIKNFFERTEPLVQKGAKYHWLHSVHDGFFTFLYVPKSTSKTGTHIHDHIDLKRTMTVVVLSLVPAILMGMYNTGYQHFRAIGELASTGFIEVFIYGLLKVLPVIIVSYVVGLGLEFVFAQLRGHEINEGFLVSGILIPLVMPIETPLWMVAVATAFAVILGKEVFGGTGMNIWNPALVARAFLFFAYPAQMSGDSVWVSLGSADKVVDSFSGATPMAQAAAATTVNDINFSVADAFFGLIPGSIGETSTLAILLGALVLIVTGIGSWRIMISTVAGGIFMGILLNIFAVNAYMEMPFWEHLIIGGFAFGAVFMATDPVSAAQTQRGKWIYGFLIGVLAILIRVINPAFPEGMMLAILLMNTFAPLIDHYVVGAHVKRRIKRAKISAN, encoded by the coding sequence ATGAAATTCATTAAAAACTTTTTTGAAAGAACAGAACCGCTTGTGCAGAAAGGAGCAAAATATCACTGGCTCCATTCGGTTCACGACGGTTTCTTCACATTTTTATATGTGCCCAAAAGTACATCCAAAACTGGTACGCATATTCACGATCATATCGATTTAAAACGTACTATGACTGTGGTTGTACTTTCACTTGTCCCTGCTATTTTAATGGGAATGTACAATACGGGGTACCAACATTTCAGGGCAATTGGAGAATTGGCTTCTACAGGCTTTATTGAAGTATTCATTTACGGACTTTTAAAAGTTCTGCCTGTTATAATTGTATCTTATGTGGTTGGTCTGGGGCTTGAATTTGTTTTTGCCCAGCTTCGGGGTCACGAGATAAATGAAGGATTCCTTGTTTCAGGTATTCTTATCCCGCTTGTGATGCCGATTGAGACACCACTGTGGATGGTTGCTGTTGCGACAGCTTTTGCAGTTATTCTGGGGAAAGAGGTATTTGGAGGTACCGGAATGAATATTTGGAACCCGGCGCTGGTAGCGCGTGCTTTCCTGTTTTTTGCTTATCCGGCACAAATGTCAGGCGACTCTGTTTGGGTTTCATTAGGCAGTGCCGATAAAGTTGTCGACAGTTTCTCAGGAGCAACTCCTATGGCTCAGGCTGCTGCGGCAACAACAGTAAACGACATCAACTTTAGTGTTGCTGACGCGTTTTTTGGTCTGATTCCCGGATCAATAGGAGAAACTTCAACCCTGGCCATTTTGTTGGGTGCGCTCGTTTTAATTGTAACAGGTATTGGCAGCTGGAGAATCATGATTTCAACGGTTGCCGGTGGTATTTTTATGGGAATTCTTTTGAATATTTTTGCCGTTAATGCATATATGGAAATGCCTTTCTGGGAACACCTCATTATAGGTGGCTTTGCATTTGGTGCTGTATTTATGGCTACCGACCCGGTTTCAGCAGCACAAACACAAAGAGGAAAATGGATTTACGGATTCCTTATCGGTGTGCTTGCTATTTTAATTCGTGTAATTAATCCAGCTTTCCCGGAAGGTATGATGCTTGCCATTTTATTGATGAACACATTTGCACCATTAATCGACCACTATGTCGTTGGCGCGCATGTTAAACGAAGAATAAAAAGGGCTAAAATCTCTGCAAATTAA
- a CDS encoding sensor histidine kinase, which translates to MSKRFSHIISEKFWSHVSEEEKQRLFSLFIIIILALIVTVANFVYKLFFYSGNSCFVCNAGLVAIVTLAGVFCLRGKINSVLYTAFTIPIFLYAYYISDFNDHPPLIETAYYSLWWLLGGLLVLIYFAESESLITTYSIISLFTLGFQLLKANHLFDPFSFYEPYVTHPLLVFVAFYGITIGLRLKLKRLAHRFTEKLTVINQGISKVFQDSGFSIVQIKAERDEDDNITNLWIEKVNNAFESSFKLNLYEVQNQEAGYVFNLIFRNHFDVNKTLLLNKKKTKEFYAKNLERHFKAHILKPEYNRFYIIFEDITRIKLKVAELEENKRRYKVLLEAIPDIFFVIDKEGTYEDFVIKESDLFKIEDANIIGNTIYDVGFPDNMADKIYACIQTSLKANSIETIEYSLNTHNGTFMFEMRLAKLTSHSVISIARDITRRKTTEFKLERALNKAEESDRLKSAFLANLSHEIRTPLNIITNFTRMMAEPDIDQLERMEFSDAISQNGQQLLNMIDNTIHLSRIETEAVEVHVDFCKINNLLRDIYNKYRPLIPDTKDIRINMNLDVPNPAFGFETDAKLLREILSILVDNAIKYSVKGDVSLGYEMILNEAVQIYVSDNGIGIPEDETENIFSRFYRIKNNINETTSGSGLGLPIAQHYVSLLGSELELKSVPGQGTKFWFTLPFREGKGFLKIVS; encoded by the coding sequence TTGAGTAAAAGGTTTTCCCATATTATTTCTGAAAAATTTTGGAGCCATGTTTCTGAAGAAGAAAAACAACGGCTTTTTAGTCTATTCATTATCATAATATTAGCGCTTATTGTTACTGTTGCAAACTTCGTGTACAAACTGTTTTTTTACTCCGGGAACAGTTGCTTTGTATGCAATGCCGGATTGGTTGCTATCGTGACACTCGCCGGTGTTTTTTGTTTGCGTGGAAAAATAAATAGTGTTTTATATACGGCTTTTACAATCCCGATATTTTTATATGCATATTACATTTCCGATTTTAACGATCATCCGCCGTTAATTGAAACCGCTTATTACAGTTTATGGTGGTTGTTGGGAGGTTTACTTGTTCTCATCTATTTTGCTGAATCAGAATCATTGATCACGACTTATTCCATTATTTCGTTGTTTACACTCGGATTTCAGCTTTTAAAAGCAAACCATTTATTTGATCCTTTTTCATTTTATGAACCTTATGTTACCCATCCCTTACTGGTTTTTGTTGCTTTTTATGGCATTACAATTGGTTTGCGCTTAAAGTTAAAAAGGTTGGCACATCGCTTCACGGAGAAACTAACTGTCATTAACCAGGGAATTTCAAAAGTTTTTCAGGACTCCGGTTTTTCGATCGTCCAGATAAAAGCTGAACGAGACGAGGATGACAATATAACAAACTTGTGGATTGAAAAAGTTAACAATGCATTTGAGTCTTCCTTTAAGTTAAATTTATATGAAGTTCAAAACCAGGAAGCAGGTTATGTATTTAACCTCATCTTCCGAAACCATTTCGATGTAAACAAAACACTGCTTCTGAATAAAAAGAAAACAAAAGAATTTTATGCCAAAAATCTGGAGCGGCATTTTAAGGCACATATATTAAAACCTGAATATAACCGCTTCTATATTATTTTTGAAGACATTACCAGAATAAAACTAAAAGTAGCCGAGCTTGAAGAAAACAAAAGACGCTACAAAGTTTTGCTGGAAGCCATTCCTGATATTTTCTTTGTTATAGATAAAGAAGGAACATACGAAGACTTTGTTATCAAGGAAAGCGATTTGTTTAAAATTGAAGATGCAAACATCATCGGAAACACCATTTACGATGTAGGCTTTCCTGATAATATGGCCGATAAAATTTACGCCTGTATCCAAACGAGTTTAAAAGCGAATTCCATTGAAACCATTGAATACTCGCTGAACACCCACAACGGAACTTTTATGTTCGAAATGCGCCTGGCAAAACTCACCTCACACTCGGTTATTTCGATTGCCCGCGACATTACACGCCGGAAAACAACCGAATTTAAACTTGAGCGGGCACTAAACAAAGCAGAAGAATCGGATCGTTTAAAGTCGGCTTTCCTCGCTAATTTATCACACGAAATACGCACACCATTAAACATCATCACCAATTTCACGCGGATGATGGCTGAACCCGATATTGACCAACTGGAAAGAATGGAATTTTCAGATGCCATTTCACAAAACGGACAGCAGCTTTTAAATATGATTGATAATACCATTCATCTTTCCCGAATTGAAACGGAAGCGGTGGAAGTTCATGTCGATTTCTGCAAAATAAACAATTTACTAAGAGATATTTACAACAAATACCGGCCGTTAATACCCGACACCAAGGATATCAGAATCAACATGAACCTTGATGTTCCCAATCCGGCCTTTGGTTTCGAAACTGACGCAAAACTCCTGCGCGAAATTCTGAGTATTCTGGTTGACAATGCAATCAAATACTCAGTCAAAGGAGACGTTTCTCTGGGCTACGAAATGATATTGAACGAAGCGGTACAAATTTATGTCTCCGACAATGGGATTGGAATCCCCGAAGACGAAACAGAAAATATTTTTAGCCGCTTTTACCGGATAAAAAATAACATTAACGAAACCACCTCCGGTTCAGGATTGGGACTTCCGATTGCGCAACACTATGTAAGTTTATTGGGTAGCGAGCTCGAATTAAAGTCGGTGCCCGGACAGGGAACAAAATTCTGGTTTACGCTTCCATTCAGAGAAGGAAAAGGATTCTTAAAGATTGTGAGCTAA
- a CDS encoding NADH:ubiquinone reductase (Na(+)-transporting) subunit D, with product MSEPLFSKKNIKLLSDPINDSNPITVQVLGICSALAVTAQLKPSIVMAISVTAVLALANVIVSLLRNTIPNRIRIIVQLVIIAALVILVDQVLKAFVYDVSKQLSVFVGLIITNCIIMGRLEAFALGNRPWQSFLDGIGNAAGYGVILIIVGFFRELLGSGSLLGYNIIPESWYIANGGFYENNGLMVLSPMALIVVGIIIWVQRGKNRKLIED from the coding sequence ATGAGTGAACCATTATTTTCAAAAAAGAATATAAAATTACTGTCAGATCCGATAAACGACAGTAATCCTATTACAGTACAGGTGCTGGGAATTTGTTCTGCTCTTGCTGTTACTGCACAACTAAAACCATCCATTGTAATGGCTATTTCAGTAACTGCTGTATTGGCTTTGGCAAATGTGATTGTCTCACTTTTACGAAACACGATTCCAAACCGGATCAGAATTATCGTTCAATTGGTTATTATTGCAGCCCTGGTAATTTTGGTCGATCAGGTGTTAAAGGCATTTGTTTATGATGTAAGTAAACAGCTTTCGGTTTTTGTTGGGTTGATCATTACCAACTGTATCATCATGGGGCGTCTGGAAGCTTTTGCTTTAGGGAATCGCCCATGGCAATCTTTCCTTGATGGCATTGGAAATGCCGCAGGCTACGGTGTCATCCTTATTATTGTTGGATTTTTCAGAGAGTTGCTTGGATCCGGAAGCTTATTAGGCTACAATATTATTCCGGAAAGCTGGTATATAGCTAACGGTGGATTTTATGAAAACAACGGATTAATGGTATTGTCTCCAATGGCGCTTATTGTTGTTGGAATCATTATTTGGGTACAACGTGGCAAAAACCGAAAATTAATTGAAGACTAA
- a CDS encoding response regulator transcription factor, producing MVQKLTRLAPREKQVLELISEGHKSAQIAEKLFISINTVNNHRRNDREIKCFKYA from the coding sequence ATAGTTCAGAAGTTGACAAGATTAGCCCCCCGTGAAAAACAAGTGCTTGAGTTAATTTCAGAAGGTCACAAGAGCGCACAAATTGCTGAGAAACTTTTTATAAGTATAAATACGGTAAACAATCACAGGCGCAACGATCGAGAAATTAAATGTTTCAAATACGCCTGA
- the nqrE gene encoding NADH:ubiquinone reductase (Na(+)-transporting) subunit E, producing the protein MENLINIFVKSIFIENMVFAYFFGMCSYLAVSKKVSTATGLGIAVIFVLGITVPVNYLLEKFVLNEGALVWLGEGFANVDLSFLRFIMFIAIIASMVQLVEMIVEKFAPVLYNQLGIFLPLIAVNCAILGGSLFLQQKAFINVGEATVYGVGSGVGWFLAIVGIAAIREKIEYSNVPAPLRGLGITFIVTGLMGLAFMGFGGIKL; encoded by the coding sequence ATGGAAAACCTGATAAATATATTTGTAAAATCAATTTTTATTGAAAACATGGTTTTTGCTTATTTCTTTGGAATGTGCTCTTATCTGGCCGTTTCAAAAAAAGTAAGCACTGCCACAGGGCTGGGGATTGCCGTAATTTTTGTGTTGGGAATCACTGTGCCGGTTAACTATCTTCTCGAAAAATTTGTATTAAACGAAGGTGCCCTGGTTTGGCTTGGAGAAGGATTTGCTAATGTAGATTTAAGCTTCCTCCGTTTTATCATGTTTATTGCCATAATCGCATCAATGGTGCAATTGGTTGAAATGATTGTAGAAAAATTTGCACCTGTTCTTTATAACCAGTTAGGTATCTTCCTCCCGCTAATTGCAGTAAACTGTGCCATTCTTGGAGGCTCACTATTTCTTCAGCAGAAAGCTTTTATTAATGTTGGTGAAGCAACTGTTTATGGCGTTGGCTCAGGTGTTGGCTGGTTTTTGGCCATTGTTGGTATTGCCGCCATCCGGGAAAAAATTGAATATTCCAATGTCCCTGCACCTTTACGCGGATTAGGAATAACATTTATTGTTACCGGTTTAATGGGACTGGCTTTTATGGGCTTTGGAGGAATTAAATTATAA
- the nqrC gene encoding NADH:ubiquinone reductase (Na(+)-transporting) subunit C, which yields MDRNGNTYTFIYAAVMVILVAAVLASVSMALKPRQQKNVEIEKKQNILASVNIESSADNAEELYAEKIVNEYVVNVNGEQAEGNAFTTDLKKERAKDAQDMLLPVFECQTEDGLKYVLPVRGAGLWGPIWGYISLNEDMNTIYGANFDHEGETPGLGAEISSTPFEEPFKGKTIFDESGKLVSISVLKSGQVAPEEHSVDGISGGTITSKGLEKMLQDDFTSYKEFLIKKKS from the coding sequence ATGGACAGAAACGGTAATACTTACACATTTATTTATGCAGCAGTTATGGTAATATTGGTTGCTGCAGTTTTAGCCTCTGTTTCAATGGCATTAAAGCCCCGTCAACAGAAAAATGTTGAAATTGAAAAGAAACAAAATATTTTGGCTTCGGTTAATATTGAAAGCTCTGCAGACAACGCTGAAGAATTATATGCCGAAAAAATAGTAAACGAATATGTAGTAAATGTAAACGGAGAACAAGCAGAAGGAAATGCATTTACTACCGACTTAAAAAAAGAGAGAGCAAAAGATGCGCAGGATATGTTGCTGCCTGTTTTTGAATGTCAGACTGAAGACGGATTAAAATATGTACTTCCAGTGAGAGGAGCCGGGCTTTGGGGGCCGATCTGGGGTTATATTTCACTTAATGAAGATATGAATACCATTTACGGAGCCAATTTCGACCATGAAGGCGAAACTCCGGGATTGGGTGCAGAAATTTCATCAACCCCTTTTGAAGAACCGTTTAAAGGAAAAACCATTTTTGACGAATCAGGGAAACTGGTTTCTATCAGTGTATTAAAATCAGGTCAGGTTGCTCCGGAAGAACACAGCGTAGACGGTATTTCAGGAGGAACAATAACAAGTAAAGGTCTTGAAAAAATGCTTCAGGATGATTTTACCAGCTATAAAGAATTCTTAATTAAGAAAAAATCATAG
- a CDS encoding Na(+)-translocating NADH-quinone reductase subunit A, whose amino-acid sequence MSEVIKLRKGLNIKLKGSAEKVLETLPVPATVALKPTDFPGLTPKLSVKADHEVKAGDALFYDKYHPEVVFTSPVGGKVVSINRGERRKILEVVVEANESAGSVEFRKADPNSLSGNEIKEQLLKSGLWPFIKRRPYGIVASPDDKPLAIFISTFDTAPLAPDYNFILDGQMDTFQTGINALKKLTDGTVYLGVNKNSAFTSVKNVEINQFSGPHPAGNVGIQIHHTKPLNKGEVAWTINVQDVLFIGRLFETGKVDFSRIIAFAGSEVEKPKYYKTILGAPVEYTIKGKLNTADYKQRIISGNVLTGTRVKPQTFLGFYDSMLTVIPEGDDYEFLGWADLGINKFSASKTFLTSLFPKKEYEMNANLHGGERAFVLSGQYEKLVPMDILPVYLLKAILVNDIDKMEQLGIYEVIEEDFALCEYACTSKIKVQDILRTGINTMIKELG is encoded by the coding sequence ATGTCAGAAGTAATCAAGTTAAGGAAGGGGCTGAATATCAAGCTTAAAGGAAGTGCCGAAAAAGTACTGGAAACATTACCTGTTCCGGCTACTGTAGCACTCAAACCTACCGATTTCCCAGGACTTACTCCCAAGTTAAGCGTTAAAGCTGACCACGAAGTAAAAGCCGGAGACGCTTTGTTTTACGACAAGTATCACCCGGAAGTTGTTTTTACTTCTCCTGTGGGAGGTAAGGTTGTTTCTATCAATCGCGGTGAGCGTCGGAAAATTCTGGAAGTTGTTGTTGAAGCAAATGAGAGTGCCGGTTCTGTCGAATTCAGAAAAGCAGATCCCAACTCATTAAGTGGAAATGAAATAAAGGAACAACTTTTAAAAAGCGGTTTGTGGCCGTTTATTAAAAGACGTCCGTACGGAATTGTAGCTTCACCCGATGACAAGCCACTGGCTATTTTTATTTCAACATTTGATACCGCTCCGCTGGCTCCGGATTATAATTTTATTCTGGATGGTCAGATGGATACATTTCAAACCGGTATCAATGCATTGAAAAAATTAACCGATGGTACTGTTTACCTGGGAGTAAATAAAAATTCAGCGTTTACTTCTGTTAAAAATGTTGAAATAAACCAATTCTCCGGGCCACACCCCGCCGGAAATGTTGGAATTCAAATCCATCATACAAAACCGCTTAATAAAGGGGAGGTTGCCTGGACGATCAATGTTCAGGATGTGCTTTTTATTGGCCGTTTATTTGAAACCGGGAAGGTTGATTTTTCCAGAATTATTGCTTTTGCAGGCTCAGAAGTTGAAAAACCAAAATATTACAAAACTATTCTGGGAGCACCTGTAGAATACACAATAAAAGGAAAACTAAATACGGCAGATTACAAACAGCGTATTATCAGTGGAAATGTGCTTACGGGAACCCGTGTAAAACCACAGACATTTCTTGGATTTTACGATTCGATGCTTACAGTTATCCCTGAAGGGGATGATTATGAGTTTTTAGGTTGGGCTGATTTAGGTATTAATAAGTTCAGTGCATCAAAAACCTTTCTTACCAGCTTGTTCCCTAAAAAGGAATATGAAATGAATGCAAACCTGCATGGTGGTGAAAGGGCATTTGTTCTTAGCGGTCAGTATGAAAAACTCGTTCCGATGGATATTCTTCCGGTGTATTTGCTCAAAGCAATCCTGGTAAACGATATCGATAAAATGGAACAACTGGGAATTTACGAAGTTATCGAGGAAGATTTCGCACTTTGTGAATATGCGTGTACTTCAAAAATAAAAGTTCAGGATATTCTGCGCACCGGAATCAATACTATGATAAAAGAATTGGGTTAA
- a CDS encoding DUF5103 domain-containing protein, translated as MKKYLIVGFILLVFSFLSFSQEENFYYENAVFNEDIKTVLLHRDGFELSNPILELGEDAQLVLKFDDLSGEVKDYYYTIIHCDVDWNESFISQPDYIEGFTENPLDDYAFSFNTTFKYVNYQLKIPNDNIQFKTSGNYALVVFEDNDKEKVVLSKRFYVVEPLTQIEGTVRRATMDAFKGENQEVDFTIYHDQLIINNPQQEVKVVVMQNNRWDNAIRNLKPLFVRPNELVYDYNRENVFVAGNEFRYFDIRTNRMNGENVASTEFFRPYFHKTLMIDEVRTNKRYFEYEEMNGEYVVESQDRVQDYDLDCDYFFVHFSLPLESVILGGSVNVFGALSNWNANKSNEMTWNFETSQYELTMLLKQGYYNFMYVYVPQGASVADHKNFEGSFWMTENDYQIFVYYHDLGSRYDRLVGFRQLNSKENRN; from the coding sequence ATGAAAAAATATCTTATAGTTGGTTTTATTTTGTTGGTTTTTAGTTTTTTATCATTTTCCCAGGAGGAAAACTTTTATTATGAAAACGCAGTTTTTAACGAAGACATTAAAACGGTTTTATTACATCGCGACGGATTTGAATTGTCCAATCCGATTTTGGAACTGGGTGAAGATGCTCAACTTGTTTTAAAGTTCGACGATTTGTCGGGTGAAGTAAAAGACTACTACTATACAATCATTCATTGCGATGTGGACTGGAACGAAAGTTTTATCTCTCAACCTGATTATATAGAGGGGTTTACTGAAAATCCACTGGACGATTATGCCTTTTCTTTTAACACCACTTTTAAGTATGTTAATTATCAGTTAAAAATTCCGAACGACAATATTCAGTTTAAAACCTCGGGGAACTATGCACTGGTTGTTTTTGAAGATAACGACAAAGAAAAAGTAGTTCTCTCAAAACGGTTTTATGTGGTTGAACCTTTAACTCAAATTGAAGGAACTGTGAGGCGTGCAACAATGGATGCATTTAAAGGAGAAAATCAGGAGGTAGATTTTACCATTTATCATGATCAGTTGATTATCAATAATCCGCAACAGGAAGTTAAAGTTGTAGTGATGCAAAATAACCGGTGGGATAATGCCATTCGGAATCTAAAACCCTTGTTTGTACGACCCAATGAGTTGGTTTATGATTATAATCGTGAAAACGTTTTTGTTGCCGGTAACGAATTCAGGTATTTTGATATACGAACCAACCGGATGAACGGTGAAAACGTGGCTTCAACTGAGTTCTTCAGACCCTATTTTCACAAAACACTTATGATTGATGAAGTGAGGACAAATAAAAGGTATTTTGAATATGAAGAGATGAATGGCGAATACGTAGTAGAATCACAAGACCGGGTACAGGATTATGATCTGGATTGTGATTACTTTTTTGTTCATTTTAGTTTGCCGCTCGAGTCTGTGATACTGGGTGGAAGTGTTAATGTTTTTGGTGCATTAAGCAATTGGAATGCGAACAAAAGCAACGAAATGACATGGAATTTTGAAACCAGCCAGTATGAATTAACGATGCTATTAAAACAGGGCTACTACAACTTTATGTATGTTTATGTTCCGCAGGGGGCGTCGGTGGCCGATCATAAAAACTTTGAAGGTAGTTTTTGGATGACAGAAAATGATTATCAGATTTTTGTGTATTATCACGATTTGGGAAGTCGTTATGACAGGTTGGTAGGATTCAGACAATTAAATTCAAAAGAAAACAGGAATTAA
- the nqrF gene encoding NADH:ubiquinone reductase (Na(+)-transporting) subunit F, translating to MILLSLQSTVVIASVVVFLGIIILLVAILLFAKKKLTPSGIVKVSINEGDLEIDTEPGNTLLSTLGNNKILLPSACGGGGTCAMCRCQVEDGGGSILPTETGFFTRKEQNENWRLACQVKVKEDMQIKIPQEVLGVKKWECEVVSNNNVATFIKEFVVKLPEGENLDFKSGGYIQIDVPKIDVDFKDMDVDEKFRDEWEKFGMFDLKMKNPEPTFRAYSMANHPAEGNIVMLNIRIATPPWDRANNGFKKVNPGICSSYIFSRKPGDKVTVSGPYGEFFLKDNDNEMMFIGGGAGMAPMRSHLFHLFHTVKEEKKNVTFWYGARSWKEVFYYDQFRAIEDKFPNFKFHLALSEPLPEDKWEGPVGFIHQVIYDNYLSKHEEPEEIDYYLCGPPMMNDAVQKMLYNLGVPDENVLFDDFGS from the coding sequence ATGATATTATTATCGTTACAATCTACCGTAGTTATTGCCAGTGTGGTAGTATTCCTTGGAATTATTATTCTGTTGGTTGCCATTTTGCTTTTTGCTAAGAAAAAACTGACTCCATCTGGAATTGTAAAGGTCTCAATTAATGAAGGAGATTTGGAAATCGACACCGAACCCGGAAATACACTTTTATCCACACTCGGAAACAATAAAATTCTACTTCCCTCGGCATGTGGTGGTGGTGGAACCTGTGCCATGTGCCGTTGCCAGGTTGAAGATGGCGGTGGTTCAATTCTGCCTACTGAAACCGGATTCTTTACCCGTAAGGAACAAAACGAAAACTGGCGGTTGGCATGCCAGGTGAAGGTGAAAGAGGACATGCAAATAAAAATTCCGCAGGAAGTTCTTGGTGTAAAAAAATGGGAATGCGAAGTGGTTTCAAACAACAATGTTGCTACTTTCATTAAAGAGTTTGTTGTAAAACTTCCTGAAGGAGAGAACCTGGATTTTAAATCGGGTGGTTATATTCAGATTGATGTTCCCAAAATTGACGTGGATTTTAAAGACATGGATGTGGATGAAAAATTCCGCGATGAATGGGAAAAATTTGGAATGTTCGATTTGAAAATGAAAAACCCGGAACCAACTTTCCGTGCTTATTCAATGGCCAATCACCCCGCTGAAGGAAACATCGTTATGTTGAACATTCGTATTGCTACGCCTCCGTGGGACAGAGCAAACAACGGATTTAAAAAAGTTAATCCCGGAATTTGTTCCTCATATATTTTCTCTCGTAAACCAGGCGATAAAGTAACCGTATCGGGCCCTTACGGAGAATTCTTTTTGAAAGACAACGACAACGAAATGATGTTTATTGGTGGTGGTGCAGGAATGGCCCCAATGCGTTCGCATCTTTTCCACCTTTTCCATACAGTAAAAGAAGAAAAAAAGAATGTTACTTTCTGGTACGGGGCACGTTCATGGAAAGAAGTTTTCTATTACGATCAATTCCGTGCCATTGAAGATAAATTCCCTAATTTTAAATTTCATTTGGCACTTTCAGAACCGCTTCCCGAAGACAAGTGGGAAGGACCGGTTGGATTTATTCACCAGGTAATTTACGATAACTACCTGAGTAAGCATGAGGAACCCGAAGAAATTGATTATTATCTTTGTGGTCCGCCGATGATGAACGATGCAGTTCAAAAGATGCTATACAATTTGGGCGTCCCCGACGAAAATGTATTGTTCGACGATTTTGGTTCTTAA